The Desulfovibrio sp. UIB00 DNA window ACCAGACCATAACTCTGGTAATATGAAATTTTATCCAGCACACTGGCCATTGAGCGAATGACCCAGTCCGCATGTGCATTTGGGTTCTGTGTATCCGCCGCAGTAGAACAAAACCCTTGAGAAGCATATCTCCCTTCAAGTGCTATCTGTTTCCACGGCGAAGCATTGTTGCAAATGTTATCAATAGATTCATCAACCGTATCTTTCATCCAAAAATATTTTGATCTTGCACGATTCTTTTTAAATTTCTGCTGTCTTAAAACCCCAATTACAATCACTGTCCACGATGCAATTGACATAAGTAAAAGTATTATGGCTACTGTATGGGTTACGGCATCGCCATGCCCCCATATACTTATCAAGTTAAATTTGTTTTCCATTAATTTTCTCCTAATTAGTCAACGAAAAATCGACCACAACACTATATTCGTGATCTGCGGCCAGCCCGCCGATCTTGTACGGTTCAAAACGCCATACACGCACAGCATTGCTCGCCGCATCATCCAGCCGTGGAAAACCGCTGGACCGCTTGACGCTGACAGCTCCTGCTGTCCCGTCCGCTTTCACCAGCACGTTGAGGACGACGCGCCCCTCCTCGCCCATGCGGCGGGAAAGCGCAGGATATGAGGGCTTGACCCTGCGAACCACTGTGGCCGAGTCCCCACCAGATCGTAGTTGAGCGCTTTGCGAAGCCGGGCCCGTGACGGGCGAAGCATTTTCCGATATCCGACCTTGCGCAGCATCAACTGAAGCAGTTGACGATTTTGGGGGTTGAAGCTTGGGCTTGTATTTGGGCTTGTCTTGCTGCTTGGGCTTTGGTTTAGGCAGGTTAACGACAGGCTGTGGCTCAGAGTCGATCACCGGTTCAGGCTCAGGAGAAACTTCTGTCTCCGCAACTTGCGGAACAAAGGCTTCTGCTGCTGAAGATTCTGGAACAACAGCAAACTGAATAGATATTGCAGACTCATGTTGCGTTGATATATCCATACGATCATTTGTAAAAATATATGCAATGCAAATAAATACAAACAAATGCAATACACATACTGTTATTATCGCAGGAAAAATATTTCTTTTAAAAGAATATAGCATACTACTCATCTAATTATTACAGGTGAATACAGGTTATTAAAATTAAATAAAAAGAGTTTTAATCAAAATAAATATAATTATTGCGTCATACCATCGGCAAAACTACAGATAGCAAACTGATAAATAACAACTTTGATGCCCTGCCCGTCTAAAAATCAGCTAGGCAATCAGTTCAAGTTGTTAAACGAAAGTGAAGATCGATTTCATTCTTAGTGAAATAGAAAATGGATGTCAATATCATTCATGGAATTATTCATTAAATTGACGAGTAACCTGCGCCAGACAGGGGATATGCTTGATTGGAAATTATGTGCGGGGATGGGGCAGAAGTGAATCTCTCTGTGCAAAAAGGATTGTTCGCATGGCCAATAAGTCACTAATTGATATAAACCCTATGATGCCCTACTCCTCTTCTTTATTCTGGATTTTCACGTAAGTCAGAGCTGCTATGGGGTCACAAACCTTCGCGAACAAAAAAAATAACTACAACTAATTAAGTGTGTTGAAATTCTGTATTTCAAATAATTCCGAACCCCCCTTGGCACCATTTGAACTCAGGAGAGTTCAAGAAAGCCCGTTAAGCTGGCGACTTAACGGGCTTTCTACTTTTCAGGCCTCTGTTCAGTTCAAGAGATTCTGGCTTGCTCTTCTTTCTTGGAGAGGCTTTGCCCCGTCTTCATTTCAAAAAGTTACCGTGAACATTGATTCCGCAAGGTTAAGCAAAAAACAAATCTTGTGGGCGTGCCCAAGCAAACCGACGGTATTTTCGCTGGCTGATTCATCTTCAGCGTAAAAGATTCCGCCTATACGCAGCGCGGCAACGCGCAGAACTGGGCGGTTTATTTATTGTCCAACGTGGCAGATTGCCCAGCAGCGTTACCGCAAGGTTATATTTTACAGGTGCGCGCGGCTTGGGCGGGTCATGCTTTCGGGCGAAAGCAGTTTCTCAAGTTGTTCCGCAGTCATTACACCTTGCGCAAGCGCCACTTCAGAAACGGATTTGTTGGTATCCAAGGCTTCTTTAGCGATTGCCGCCGATTTTTCGTAACCGATAACCGGCACAAGATTGGTCACGATACCGATGGAATTGATTACGAGTTCCAGACAGCGTTCCCTGTTGGCGGTAATGCCTTCCACACATTTTTCCCCAAGCGTTCTGCAACCAATGCCCAGACGTTCCACCGCCAGAAAAAGCGTGTGGGCAATTATCGGTTCCATGACATTCAACTCAAGTTGCCCCGCCTCTGCGGCCATGGTTACAGTCATATCCTTGCCAATGACGTCAAAGCATATTTGGTTGATCACCTCGGGAATGACGGGATTGACCTTGCCGGGCATGATGGATGAACCCGGCTGACGGCGCGGCAGATTTATCTCGTTAATGCCCGTACGCGGGCCGGAAGACAGAAGCCGAAGATCATTGCAGATTTTTGAAAGCTTGACGGCAAAACGCTTGAGCACTCCCGAAATCTGCACATAGCTGCCTGTGTCCCATGTGGCTTCAATCAAGTTGTCTGACGTCACCACATTAAGCCCGATAAGATTGCTGAGATGGTTGCAGACAATGCGCGAATAATCTGAAGGCGCGTTGATGCCGGTGCCGATGGCCGTGGCCCCAAGGTTGATTTCAAGAAGCAGCTTACGATTTTTTTCAACGCGCAGGATGTCTTCGCCAATGGTAGTTGCATAGGCCGAAAATTCCTGGCCCAGCGTCATGGGCACGGCGTCCTGCAGCTGGGTGCGGCCCATCTTTACCACATCGGCAAATTCCGCGCCTTTGCGCGCAAAACAGTCCTGAATATACCGCATGTGTTCCATGAGGTTGGTAAGTTCAGCATACAGAGCCAGCCTGAAGGCTGTTGGATAGGCATCGTTGGTGGATTGGGAACAGTTGACGTGGTTGTTGGGGTGGCAATACTGGTAATCGCCCTTTTCATGACCCATGATTTCCAGAGCACGATTGGCAATAACCTCATTGGCG harbors:
- a CDS encoding MotA/TolQ/ExbB proton channel family protein, with protein sequence MENKFNLISIWGHGDAVTHTVAIILLLMSIASWTVIVIGVLRQQKFKKNRARSKYFWMKDTVDESIDNICNNASPWKQIALEGRYASQGFCSTAADTQNPNAHADWVIRSMASVLDKISYYQSYGLVLLSSIGATAPFVGLFGTVWGIYHTLIALSGGGQMSIDQVAGPIGEALVMTAFGLVVAIPAVLGNNAIANCNRRNLQELGLFAQDLQTYLVTGQRPLSTK
- a CDS encoding energy transducer TonB, whose product is MSSMLYSFKRNIFPAIITVCVLHLFVFICIAYIFTNDRMDISTQHESAISIQFAVVPESSAAEAFVPQVAETEVSPEPEPVIDSEPQPVVNLPKPKPKQQDKPKYKPKLQPPKSSTASVDAAQGRISENASPVTGPASQSAQLRSGGDSATVVRRVKPSYPALSRRMGEEGRVVLNVLVKADGTAGAVSVKRSSGFPRLDDAASNAVRVWRFEPYKIGGLAADHEYSVVVDFSLTN
- the aspA gene encoding aspartate ammonia-lyase: MKTRVEHDFLGEMKIPANAYYGVQTMRAVQNFSISGRTISQCPSLIRALAYVKKAAALANAELGALPANISKAICAACDELLAGKLHDQFPVDTIQGGAGTSTNMNANEVIANRALEIMGHEKGDYQYCHPNNHVNCSQSTNDAYPTAFRLALYAELTNLMEHMRYIQDCFARKGAEFADVVKMGRTQLQDAVPMTLGQEFSAYATTIGEDILRVEKNRKLLLEINLGATAIGTGINAPSDYSRIVCNHLSNLIGLNVVTSDNLIEATWDTGSYVQISGVLKRFAVKLSKICNDLRLLSSGPRTGINEINLPRRQPGSSIMPGKVNPVIPEVINQICFDVIGKDMTVTMAAEAGQLELNVMEPIIAHTLFLAVERLGIGCRTLGEKCVEGITANRERCLELVINSIGIVTNLVPVIGYEKSAAIAKEALDTNKSVSEVALAQGVMTAEQLEKLLSPESMTRPSRAHL